CGAATTTTTTGTGCCTGAGGCTGTAGTATTCGAAATAGAAAAACTCATAAAACGGGAAAGAGGTTCGAACAGAGCAGCTGCAAAAGTCGCCAGATCCATGATGGACAGGTGCGAGCGTATAACTGCTGCTACAGGGCCTGCGGATGATGTAATTCTCAGGCTGGCAAAAGAAATGGAAGCAGCGGTTCTGACAAACGATATAGGGTTAAAGCGCAGGCTTGCTGAAGAAGGAATCCAGACTATCTCCCTGCGCCAGAAAAACAAGCTGGACTTTGTCTAAAAGGCGATATTATTTTACAGGGCAGCATTGAATTGATTGTATTACGGGTGATTAGCAGATGTATAAAATGATGAGACTCGTTGATACGGTTCGTATCCCCCCTACCTTATTAGGAGAAGAGGTGGCGCCTACTGTTAAAAACGCGTTAAGAGAAAAACTGGAGGGACAGGTTGACAAAAAACTTGGCTCTCTCGTCGCGATTCACAAAATTGTCGAGATAGGGGAAGGGCACATCCTCGTAGGAGACGGGGCAGTATATTATGACGTAACATTCGAAGCAATAATGTTTGTGCCTGAGCTCCAGGAGATTATTGAGGGTGAGGTTGTTGAAGCTGTTAGTTTCGGAGTTTTCATAGGTATGGGACCAATGGATGGATTGCTCCACGTCAGCCAGATTACGGATGACTTCATTTCATACGACGCCAAGAACGCAAGACTCGTGACAAAGAACGGGGGCAAGTCCATTGCCGAAGGTGATCATGTAAGAGCCAGAATTGTCGCGGTAAGTATAAACGAGCGGGAACCAAAAGAGAGTAAAATCGGGCTTACAATGCGTCAAACTGCTTTAGGAAAACTGCAATGGCTTGAGGAAGCCCGTAAAAGAAAGCAGCCAAGTGAAGCTGCTCCTGAGGGAACTGCCTGAAAAGGGAGAGGATTTATAATGGCAGAAAAAGTGTGTCGACACTGCATGAGGGTCCTGGAAGGGCAAACCTGCGTAGTCTGTGGGACTTCGGACCTCGCAGATGAATGGAGTGGGCTTGTAATTATCCTGGACGCTGAACGCTCAGAAATAGCAAAAAAGCTTGGAGTTGACATTCCGGATAAATTCGCTCTGAAGGTGCGCTGATTTGAGTGTTCATATCGAGCTTCCAAGAGAACTTCGCCCACTTATGAAAAAACCTCTGGGTACACTTTACAGGGGTAAAGGCAGGGACACTATAGACAAATTTGCAGGAGAGCTTGGAAGCCCCACAAAACTTATATCCGTAGGGGATGTTACTACCTTCCACCTGCTTGAGGCCGGAATTATCCCTGATATCTGTATTGTGGACAACCGCACCAAAAGGAAACCAGTTTCCAGTGATATGTCAGCCCGGAACATGGACAAATTTTACGACGAAATGTCTGTGGACAATCCTGCAGGAATAATTACCGACGAGTTGATTAAAACCCTCTGTGAAGCTTTTGCTTCGGAAAAGCCTCTGAGAATCTTTGTAAGGGGAGAAGAGGACCTGGCAACCCTTCCTGTAATCCTTCTGGCTCCTCTTGGCGCTGTGGTCCTTTACGGTCAGCCTGATGAGGGCGTGGTCTTTGTAAAAGTCACTAAGGAGAAAAAAGGGGAGATAAGAACTCTCTTTGAGAAACTCATCAGCAAAAATCAGAATTATGAATTGGATAAAATACGGAGAATTTTAGATGGACATAAGAATTCTTAAAGACAAGAATAATGCACTTTTAAATCGAAGGGAACTGGATTTCGTTGTGAAATATGAAGGTTCGACTCCTTCCAGAAGTGACATCAAGAATAAACTCGCTGCAATGCTGAACGCCCCTGTTGAACTGCTGGTAATCCAGAGAATCAAAACCGAATATGGTATGCAGGAAGGCAAGGGCTATGCCAAACTCTATGAAGATGCCGACCGCATGAAACAGGTAGAACTGGGCTACGTCTTGAAGAGAAATGCTGTCCCGGGAACGGAGACTGAGGGAGAAGAGGCTTAAGCAAGGTGCATATACATGGCAGTAAAAGATTACTATAAAGTCCAGGGCGACTCCGTAACCAGAGTAAAACAGTTCTGTCCCAGGTGCGGACCAGGTACATTCCTCGCGGACCACAAAAACCGCCTCGCCTGCGGAAAATGCGGATATACCGAATTCAAGAAATAACCTAATTCAAGGATAATTTAATTCTTTTTCGACTCGAACCACAGGAAGTTTCCTGTGGTTTTTTTCACTCCCGAATTCTGTAAGCCTTTTCACAAGTCTCTTCAAAAAAGGCTTGAGCGGGAAGTTTGCTCTTTATTTCCTGCTTGCTCTCAATTTTCTACTTCTATCTACTTTCTAATTGCTCTTTTACATTACTATAATTTTCTATTTTCTCTTATTTTTCCGTTAGTTTCTTTTTTATCATAGACTACCAGTGCTTTAGTTTAATGAGCCCGCAAATTAATGAGAGTTAAATCAGTAACTATCTTCTGTGTCCGTATTTATAATAGACATAGTATATAATTAAATGAAATTTTAATTAACCAAATTTTACTCAAAGACTCCGAGGGCCTATGAATTCTCTTTATGCCAGAGCCTGGTACAGTAAAGCCCTTGCTCTTTTGAACCTGAAAAATCAGATCGGGTCAGAGAAAAAATTTGAAAGGGCACTTGAGGCTTTCGATGACGTACTTGAAGTAAACCCTGATGATAGTATTGCCTGGCAATACAGGGGGAATATACTTCGTTATCTGGACCGGCCGGAAGAAGCTTTGCAGGCTTTTGACAAAGCTCTTTGTTTTGACCCGGATAATATACCTGCCCGTTACCAAAAGGGGCTTACCTTTGGGTACCTTAATATGCCTGAAAAGGCACTTGAGGCTTTTGAGGGCGTGCTTGAAAGGGATGATCAGCACGCTGGAGCGCTATACTACAGCGGGCTTGCTTTAAAACAGCTTTCACGAAACGGAGAAGCTCTTAAGGCTTTTACAAGAGCTGCCGAACTTAATCCCGAAAACCTCAAAGCCTGGTATTATCGAGGGGTAGCCCTATCTGCGCTCGGTAGGAATGAAGAGTCACTTGAGGCCTACGGAAAAACACTTATGCTGGAACCTTCGCATTCGGGGGCATGGGAAGGAGAGGCAAAAGCATACCTTGCCCTGGGAAGAAGAAGAGAAGCTTTGAGAGCGTGTGAGAAGGCTCTCGAGCTCGAACCTGCATCTGCTGCTGCCTGGGAAATCCAGGGTAGAATTCTCGAAGGTATGGGAAGGAAGGAGGAGGCTCTCTCAGCTTTCGAAAAAAGCCTTATAATTGAGCCCGATAACGCAAAAAACAGGCTTGAGAGAGGCAGGCTCCTCGGAAGGCTGGGAAGGTGCCGGGAGGCACTTGGAGCATTTGAGAGTGCACTTGAGCTGGATAACTCTCTTATAGAAGCGAATATTGGCAAAGGAAAAGCCTTGCTGGCTCTTGGCAGATACAAGGAATCCCTTAACGCTTTCGAGGAAACTCTTGAAGTCGATCCTTCGAGCTCTGAGGGATGGGGAGGGGCAGGCAACTGTTTACTGGCCCTGGGCAGGCTTTACGAAGCTCTGGAAGCTTATGAAAAAGCACTTTCATCAGGAGCTGAAAATAGCGGAATTCTTAGCGGGCTTGGAGAGGTATATTATAAGCTTGAAGAATATTCCAGCGCTCTCGCAAGTTTTGAGAAAGCTCTCAAGCTTGATCCTGAGAATCTTTTTGCGTGGAATGGAAAAGGAAACGTGCTCTGTAAACTTGGGAAATACAGGGAAGCTCTGGAAGCTTATGAAACGCTCCTCGAGCTTGACTACGAAAGCTTGCCGGCACGCTATAACCGGGGGGTTGCTCTTTCCCAGCTTAAACATAAGGAAAAAGACTCTAAAGAGATTCTTGAGAACCAGCTCCAGAAAGCCTTTAAAAAGTACCTGGAACTGTCAAGGGAATTTCCTGAAGGAGAAATTGGAAATGAAAACTGGAAATATCGGGGATTTGCTTTTGCCGAGCTTGGAGAGTATAATGAAGCTCTCAAAGCTTTTGATAATGCCACGGATTCTGAAAATCCTTTTCCGCAGATCTGGAAA
This region of Methanosarcina flavescens genomic DNA includes:
- a CDS encoding PIN domain-containing protein; this encodes MKVIIDTNGFMIPVQFGVDIFEELKRLGFDEFFVPEAVVFEIEKLIKRERGSNRAAAKVARSMMDRCERITAATGPADDVILRLAKEMEAAVLTNDIGLKRRLAEEGIQTISLRQKNKLDFV
- a CDS encoding DNA-directed RNA polymerase yields the protein MYKMMRLVDTVRIPPTLLGEEVAPTVKNALREKLEGQVDKKLGSLVAIHKIVEIGEGHILVGDGAVYYDVTFEAIMFVPELQEIIEGEVVEAVSFGVFIGMGPMDGLLHVSQITDDFISYDAKNARLVTKNGGKSIAEGDHVRARIVAVSINEREPKESKIGLTMRQTALGKLQWLEEARKRKQPSEAAPEGTA
- the spt4 gene encoding transcription elongation factor subunit Spt4, giving the protein MAEKVCRHCMRVLEGQTCVVCGTSDLADEWSGLVIILDAERSEIAKKLGVDIPDKFALKVR
- a CDS encoding GTP-dependent dephospho-CoA kinase family protein; amino-acid sequence: MSVHIELPRELRPLMKKPLGTLYRGKGRDTIDKFAGELGSPTKLISVGDVTTFHLLEAGIIPDICIVDNRTKRKPVSSDMSARNMDKFYDEMSVDNPAGIITDELIKTLCEAFASEKPLRIFVRGEEDLATLPVILLAPLGAVVLYGQPDEGVVFVKVTKEKKGEIRTLFEKLISKNQNYELDKIRRILDGHKNS
- a CDS encoding 30S ribosomal protein S24e; the encoded protein is MDIRILKDKNNALLNRRELDFVVKYEGSTPSRSDIKNKLAAMLNAPVELLVIQRIKTEYGMQEGKGYAKLYEDADRMKQVELGYVLKRNAVPGTETEGEEA
- a CDS encoding 30S ribosomal protein S27ae — its product is MAVKDYYKVQGDSVTRVKQFCPRCGPGTFLADHKNRLACGKCGYTEFKK
- a CDS encoding tetratricopeptide repeat protein → MNSLYARAWYSKALALLNLKNQIGSEKKFERALEAFDDVLEVNPDDSIAWQYRGNILRYLDRPEEALQAFDKALCFDPDNIPARYQKGLTFGYLNMPEKALEAFEGVLERDDQHAGALYYSGLALKQLSRNGEALKAFTRAAELNPENLKAWYYRGVALSALGRNEESLEAYGKTLMLEPSHSGAWEGEAKAYLALGRRREALRACEKALELEPASAAAWEIQGRILEGMGRKEEALSAFEKSLIIEPDNAKNRLERGRLLGRLGRCREALGAFESALELDNSLIEANIGKGKALLALGRYKESLNAFEETLEVDPSSSEGWGGAGNCLLALGRLYEALEAYEKALSSGAENSGILSGLGEVYYKLEEYSSALASFEKALKLDPENLFAWNGKGNVLCKLGKYREALEAYETLLELDYESLPARYNRGVALSQLKHKEKDSKEILENQLQKAFKKYLELSREFPEGEIGNENWKYRGFAFAELGEYNEALKAFDNATDSENPFPQIWKGVTLICLKKYDEALETLESAEEAIYAASRIEKSTNNDGNKAPRVLNLPGSKSKLVILRTAKGLALDSLGRYKDALNAFESARKLAEDEKIACSEEGLVFAHCREWEKALRVFDKILTFDPQNTQASVMKAFALIRLQEFEKAVAVLEKIITDDTSSDLPACLLGFACFRLEDFERALEAYRKATIANPKNFHARNGLAELYFRLGNSRGALKELEASISEAPENAFSRNLKGRVELEEQTCEEALESFRRALALDTEDRRLLLWDAYARYMYAETSLEENSARFRYMLLAAAGKLEKGAIWQRPEDNELKAYAFYFLGLFYYRAQYYQKAVERLDECLRLEAPAEVKKCASQLLKNIQTVSLKPAWWEWWLNAKTNSLLKKMSFGLIFLFIASLLLSHPAASTLPIISWPASYVNYIFSLTGYISWPIYSIEYIIFILFLVSILLLPGFRQSRPEEPELETLTPPPPNLDIPESILEEFGERLEKNLFSPEPMEESVRKLGNI